CGCCGGCACCGAGACGTCGATGTGGTACGCCAACCACATCGAGGCCGTGGTGTGCGTCGAGGGCGAGGCCGAACTGACCGACCACGAGACCTCCCGGACGTACACCATCACGCCCGGGACCATGTACCTCCTCGACGGCCACGAGCGGCACACGCTCCGCGTCAAGGAGAACTTCCGCTGCGTCTGCGTGTTCAACCCGCCCGTGACCGGACGGGAGGACCACGACGAGAACGGCGTCTACCCCCTGCTCACCGAACCCGAGGAGGTGTGACCGACCATGACCACCACCACCGTCACCGATCTGTATCCCAGCCGCGGCACCACCGAGGTGACCACCCCCCGCCAGGACCCCGTCGTCTGGGGCGCGCCCGGCACGCCGGGCCCCGTCGACGTCGCCGGTCTCCAGGCGTACGAGCGTGACGGCTTCCTCGCCGTCGAGGAACTCATCGGCGAGGACGAGGTCGCCGTCTACCGGCAGGAGCTCGACCGGCTGGTGAACGACCCGGTGATCCGGGCCGACGAGCGGTCGGTCGTCGAACCGAAGTCCAAGGAGATCCGGTCCGTCTTCGAAGTGCACCGGATCAGCGAGGTGTTCGCCGCGCTCGTGCGCGACGAGCGGGTCGTCGGACGGGCACGGCAGATCCTCGGCTCGGACGTGTACGTCCACCAGTCGCGGATCAACGTCAAGCCCGGTTTCGGGGCGAGCGGCTTCTACTGGCACTCGGACTTCGAGACCTGGCACGCCGAGGACGGGCTGCCGAACATGCGGACGGTGTCCGTCTCGATCGCACTGACCGAGAACTACGACACCAACGGCGGTCTCATGATCATGCCGGGGTCGCACAAGACGTTCCTCGGGTGCGCGGGGGCCACGCCGAAGGACAACTACAAGAAGTCGCTGCAGATGCAGGACGCGGGCACGCCGTCGGACGAGGCGCTGACCGCGATGGCCTCGCAGTACGGCATCAAGCTGTTCACCGGCAAGGCCGGTTCGGCGACCTGGTTCGACTGCAACTGCATGCACGGGTCGGGCGACAACATCACGCCGTTCCCACGCAGCAACGTCTTCATCGTGTTCAACAGCGTGGAGAACGCGGCGGTCGAGCCGTTCGCGGCACCGGTGCGCCGGCCGTCGTTCGTCGGCGCGCGGGACTTCACGCCGGTGAGGTGAGCCGTCGCGCCTGAGCCGGAGCCGTCGGGCCCGGGCCCCTTCGCGGGGCCCGGGCTCCGCTCGTGCGGCGGGTCAGGCGGACAGCACGTCCAGGACGCGATCCACGTCGGCGGGCGTGTTGTACAGGTGGAACGACGCCCGCAGATTGCCCGCGCGGCTGGAGACCTGGACGTCCGCGCGCGCCAGCTCCTCCGCCCGGTGCCCGAGTCCCGGCACGGAGACGATCGCGGAGCCGGGCGCGGGGACGGCCTCGTGGCCCAGTTCGCCGAGACCCGCGCGGAAGCGGTCGGCGAGCGCGAGGTCATGGGCGTGCACGGCGTCCACGCCGAGTTCCTCGATCAGTTCGAGCGAGCGGCGCAGCCCGGCGTAGGTGAACAGGGCCGGGGTGAGGTCGAAGCGCCGTGCGGAGTGGGCGAGTTCGGTGACCGGGCCGTAGCAGCTGTCCATGGGGATCTCCCCGGCGACCCAGCCCGCCAGCACCGGCGTCAGTCCGCCGAAGTCCTCCGGCACGACGAAGAAGGCCGCCCCGTGCGGGCCGAGCAGCCACTTGTAGCAGGTGACGGTGGTGAAGTCGTACGCGTCGGCGTCCATCGGCAGCCAGCCGGCGGCCTGCGAGAAGTCGATGTAGGTACGGGCCCCGTGCTCCCGGGCCGCCTCGCGCAGCGCGGGTAGGTCGGCGACGCGGCCGTCGGCGGACTGGGCGGCGCTGACCGCGACCAGCGCGGTGCCCGGGCGGACGGCCTCGGCGATCCGCTCCAGCGGCACGGCCCGCACCTTGAGGTCGCCGCGCACGTGGAACGGGTTGAGGACGGAGGTGAAGTCGTCCTCGGCGGTGAGGACCTCGGCGCCCGCGGGCAGTGAGGCGGCGATCACGCCGGTGTGCGCGGCGACCGAGGCCCCCGCCGCCACCCGGCCGACCGGGACTCCGGCCAACCGGGCGAAGACCGCGCGAGCGGCTTCCACGTCGTCGAACAGCGGGTCCAGGGATCGGCCCTCGACCCGCAGCCGCACCGCCTCGTGCAACGCGGTCACGGTGCGGGCCGGCAGCAGCCCGTTGCTCGCGGTGTTCAGGTAGGTGTTCTGCGGGGCGAACTCGGCACGGACCAGACTCTCGAAGGTCTCCATGGCTCCACTCTGCGACCGGAGAGTCCCCAAGTCCATCGCGTATTTCTACGGGGAACCCCTAAGAGACGCTTATGCACGCCGTCCGACCAGCGCGTTCACTGCCGGGGCGGCACCGCGCACCCGTCGGGGCCGCACGCGTCCGCGCCGCCGTCCTCGATCAGCGTCAGCGGCGACCGCTCGCCCCAGGCCTGCGTCAGCGCCCGCTCGAACACCTCCGCGGGCTGGGCTCCCGACACCCCGTACTTCCGGTCGAGCACGAAGAACGGCACCCCGGTCGCCCCGAGCTGCGCGGCCTCCCGCTCATCGGCGCGGACCTCGTCGGCGTAGGCCCGCGGGTCGGCGAGCACCCCGCGCACCTCGGCCTCGTCGAGCCCGGCGCCGACGGCGATCTCCACGAGCCGCTCGTCGTCGTTGAAGACGGACCGCTCCTCGGCGAAGTTCGCCCGGTACAGCCGCTGGATCAGCTCGTCCTGCCGCCCGTGCTCCTTGGCGAGGTGGAGCAGGCGGTGCATGTCGAAGGTGTTGCCGTGGTCGCGGTCCCGCGTGCGGTACTCCAGCCCCTCGGCCGCGGCCTGCGCGCCCAGGTTGTCCTCGCCCGCCCGCGCCTGCGCCTCGCTCATGCCGTACTTCTTCGCGAGCATCGTCAGCACGGGCTGCACGTCGTCCTTGGCCCGTCCGGGGTCCAGCTCGAAGGACCGGTGCACCACCTCGACCTGGTCGCGCTGCGGGAAGGCCGCGAGCGCCCTCTCGAAGCGGGCCTTGCCCACATAGCACCAGGGGCAGGCGATGTCGCTCCAGATCTCGACGCGCAGGGTCACAGCTCTCTCCAGGTCGTACGGCGGCGGAGGCCCTCTCCGCCGGTACGTGAACGTTCAAGAGCTCCCGTTCATTCCCGAGGGCGCCTCGGCCGGCCCGCGCGCTCAGCTGCCGTCGCGCAGCTCACGCGGCCAGAAGGGCCGGAACTCGATCGTAGGTCACCACACACCCCTCCCCCGTCGGCGACTGCGTCATGAACCCGACCAGGGCGGCGCCCGTCTCCGTCTCCCCGCCCAGCGTGAACAGCCGGACGAAGGTCCACCGCTCGCCGTCCCGGGAGGCGTGGAAGGCGAACGCGCGGCCGGTGCGGCTGACCCGCAGCCAGACGGAACTGCCCTCCACGGTGAAGGAGTTGGCGTCGTCGGAGTGGCCGCGGGTGACCACCGTGCAGACGGTCGGCACGTCCGGAGAGTACTCCAGGCAGAGCTTGGCCCACTCCCGCGCGCCGACGTGGACGTAGAGCACCCCGGCGTCGAAGGCCGCGTTGAAGCCGACCGTCACCCGGGCGATCAGCTGGAAGTCCCCTTCGGGCGCCCCCAGCAGCCGGGGCGCGTCGGCGGCGGGCTCCAGCGCCTCCCCGGTGGGCGGCACGAACCGGTCCTGCCGCGCCCCGGCCCATCCGGTGAGCACACCGTCCTCAAAGGCCCAGTTGCCGTCGGGCCCGTAACTGCGCAGGGGGAAGGACACCTCGGGAAGTTCCATGTCCATGGCCAGGTCTTCTCAGAGCCCGGGCGTCCCCTACTGAACCAGCTCGATGTGGGGGTGGGACGGGTCGGCCGGGCAGACATGGAGCTGAAGGTCGTAGCCGCCGACGATGTCGATCAGGGTGAAGTTGCCGTCCCGGGCGCCCAGGGGAGGCGGGGCCGGGGCCGTCCCTTCCTCCTCGGCGATCCAGGTCACGCCGACGGAGTCCCATTCCGACGAGGCGATGGTGAGCAGCGGGACCGCCTCCGTCCCGCACTCGGGGCAGGAGCGGTCGACGGGGTCGGTCAGGCCCCAGCGGGTCCAGCCGCCGGTCTTCCAGCCGGGGGCGTGGCAGAGGTTGGTGAAGTAGAGCTCCTGCGGATCTTCCGCGTACGAGCTGTACAGCACGGGGTCGACCGACTCCCAGCGGCTCATGTCGTCCACCTGGTCGCGCAGTTCCTTGCCCAGCTCCATGGGGTTGGGGAAATCGGTGACCTGCTCCGGTGAGAGCAGGCACGGCTCCGGGAGGTAGTGGCCGAGCTGGATGACCGGCGGCTCGGGCGGTGCGTCGAGGACATCGGTGACGGTGGCGGAGGAGCGCCACAAGAGGGCGGTCCGGGGGTGCGCCATCGCGTGGTCGAAGGGGCACCACAGGACCTGGAGGAGATCCGCGTCGGGCGGGCAGGGGAAGGGCACGTCGCGGGCGTACAGCTGGGCGACGGGAAGCAGGGGGATCGGGCCGTCGAACCACGGGCGGCCCGCGCCGATCCGCTCCAGCGTCTCCCGTTCCTCGGGGGTCCACCGGGGTGCCTCGGGGTCGAGGTGCAGCCGCTCGGCCGACGCGGCGCAGACACGCCGGTGGAGCCGGATGTCGTCCGGTGAGTGGACCACCGGCGCCACGCGCCTGTCGTGCGGCTCGTCGCAGTACGGCCACGGCTCGTCGGCGGGCCACAGCAGCGGCCCGCCGACGGAGCTGTCGGAGACGGTCGGCGACCCGGGACGCGGATGCAGCCGGGTCGCCGTGCGTGCCAGCGGGGCCAGTTGAGGGAAGAGCGCGGTCACGTCGACCGGCCTCGGTGGGGTGGTGAAACTCATTCGGGCTCCCGTTGGCGTGCGCTGGTGAGGAACGGTCGGTCAGTTACCGAGGTTGTACTGCAGGGTGTCCGCCAGGGTGTTGGGGATGAAGACGTTGGGGAACAGTTGCTCGGTCGCCCCGTTCACCCGTTCGACGGTGGCGTTCATCGTGACCCCCACCGGGATGGTGCTGTTGGCGTCCCTGTACACGGGTGTCACCTGGTAGAAGATCGCGTCGTCGACTCCGAGACTCGAGGCGGGGTCCTTGACCATGCTCTGCGCCATGGACTCGTAGGTCCGCATGCTGGGCGTGCCCGTGTTCATCCCCGACTGCCAGCAGGGGACGAGGTTGTACTTGGTCACCAGGGTCGTCCCCTTTCCGCCGAGGATGCTCGCGATGAGATGACACCGGGACAGCCCGGAAGTGACATTGTTCGCCGCCTTGAAGGCCTCCGCGTCCTTCCAGCCGGTGATCTCCTTCTGGGTTCCGGTACCCCTCCCGATCCCCTTCCCGAGGCAGGCCTGCGCCTGGGTCGGCCGCAGGCCCGCCCCGTCCGCCGGGACGGTCTGCTGGATGAGGGGAACCGGCTCGGTGGTGTTCTTGAACCAGCCGTCGCCGTTGGGAATCGAGCCGGCCGGCGGGGGGTCGTTCAGGCAGCGGGCCTGCGGGCCGGTGTCCGGCGTCGAGACCGCCAGCTCGAACTGGTCGGCCTCGATGACCCGTTGGTCCCTGAAGCCGTCGGCGAGCTGCGCGTCGGCGAACTGCTTCTCGGCAGGGGTGACATGGGACTGCACGCAGGGAGCGGCGGGGTCCATGTCACGGCTGTCGTTGAAGATGTAGGTGTCCCATTCGCCGTTGCCGAGGTTGGGGATCACCTCGACGCACCGGTCGCCGGGGGCACCACCCTCTTTCGCCTCCCCGAAGGGGAAGTCGGCGCAGGTGTCGGTGTCGACGAGCTCCGGCTGGGCCGTGAAGCCCCCGCAGGTGGCGGCGGTGCGGCCGGCCACGCCGCTCGTCGACCGGGTCAGTGGCCTGCCCGTCTTCCCCCAGGCGCCGTCGAGGTGGTTCTGGGCCCAGCCGTAGGCGGCCACGGCGCCGCCCGCGTCCGCGCTCGTCGCCTTCATCGGCACGACGGCCATGACGGAGGGCACGGCACAGCCCGCCACCGACGTGCCGCCGACCGCGTCGTCGCACCTGATCTGACGCGCGTTCCTCCACGACGCGTTCGGGTCGGTCGCCGTCGCGCCCGGGGACGTCACGTACATCGCGTAGGACGTGAAGAAGGAGGCGGAGGAACCCGTCGTCCGGGGTGAGGAGTAGGTGACGGTACCGGTCAGGGTCTGGCCGAGGGCGATGCCGCCGCCGTACCAGGGGGCGGACTTGGTGGCCGTGCAGCCGGCGTCGCAGGAGGCGCGGAACTTGGCGTTCAGCGCGGTGACCTGGCCGGTCGCGCCGACCATGGTGACGGAGACCTGCTCGCTCCAGGTCGTGGCCGTCGCCGAGAGGTCACCGCCGGTGGAGACCTCCAGGACGCCGCGGCCCAGCTCCGCGCCGTTGGTGTCGCGGAGGACGTAGGTGACGTTGATGCCGGTCACGCAGTAGGAGAAGCGCTCGTAGCTGTAGCTGCCGGGGTGGGTGAGGTCGCAGCTGCCGGCGTCGGCGGCCGCGGCGAGGGTCTTCTGTCGTGTCGCCGTGCTCCTGGCCGGGGCGGGGCTCACGCTCACACATGCCTCGGCGGCACCCGCCCGGCGTTCCTTCGAGCGTGCCGGCGTGGGCTCGCACTGCTCCCCGGAGTCCACCGCAAGAGCGCTGGTCCCGATGAGGGGCGCGGTCGCCGACGGGTCCGCCGCGTCGATCCTGCCCACCTGCGGCGGCTGCGCTTCCCCCCTCTGCTGCGCATGGCTCACGCCGGGCGTGGCGAGCCCCGCCGCCACCACGGTCAGCAGGGTCAGTACGACCGATCTGACGCGTCTGCGTCCAGGCCGTCCAGGTCGTCTCGCATGCTTGATCGTCATACCTCTCCTCGCAGGGGGCACCAGACAACGGGCGGTGTCTCAGGGGAACTTGACCAGCCATGACGGCGGCACCACCCCGACGCCGAGCGCCGGGGTGGTGCCGCCGGAGTGGGTTACCGCGCCGCGTAGCCGAAGCGGTCGCCGGCTGCCGGGAGGCCGCCCGCGCCGGGCTGGTAGGTCGTGACGGGGGCGACGGCGCCGCCGGCGGTCACGTTCGACAGGGGCAGGGCGTACAGGGTGCCGTAGGTGCTGGGGCCCAGCGGCAGGCCGACGTACAGCTTGGTGCCGGTGTAGCGGATGCTCGAACCCAGCTGCTGGTCGGCGCCGGGCGCGGTGGGAATGCCGTCGCCGTCACCCGCCTCCAGCCACCGGTCGTTGGCGCCCGGGGCGCCCAGCAGGGAGAAGGTGTGCACCGCGCCGGCCTTGGCCGCCGTGCCGATGGCCTCGCCGGGGGCGCCCACGGCCAGCTTCATCGTGGCGGTGGTGCTCAGGGCCCGCGGGGCGGTGTTGATCGCGGTCACGGTGGTGCCCATGCGGTCGCCGTCCTCCCCGGTGCCGGTCACGTCGTCCTCGCCGGTGCCCTGGGAGATGCCGTAGAGCTGGGTGACGGTGCCCGCGGCGGTGACACGGAAGGTCAGGGCGGTGCCGGCATCGGCCTTGGAGACGCCGTCGACGTCGAGGTCCTCGCCGGGGGCGCCGACCGCGAGGATCGAGTCGGTGGCGGCGGCCGCGCCGGAGGGGCGGTACGGGGCCAGGGCCAGGGAGTAGCCGAACTGGTCGCCCGCCTCCGCGCCGCCGGAGACGGTGTCGAGGTCCTGGTCGAGCCCGAACTTCGGGGTGGGCAGGCCCGCGGAGGTCAGGGTGTGGCTGAACACCGCCAGGTTGCCGGCGCCGGCGTCCTCGCCGATGGCCTCACCGGGAGCGCCGACGGCGAAGAAGTTGGGGTCGGCCGCGACCGAGCCGCCGAAGCCGTCGTTCGCCTCCGCGCCGCCGGGCACATCGGCGCTGTCCTGGTGGAAGACGATGCTGGTGGTGCCGTGGAGGTAGAAGGCGGCGCCGGCCTTCGCCAGGCCGCCGACGGCCTCCCCGGGCGCGCCGCTGACCAGGAACGGCTTGCCGGCGGCGGTGACGCCGGCCGCGACGGAGTCGCCGAACCGGTCGCCGGCCTGGGCGACCGCCGTGGCCAGGGAGCCGGCGCCGGAGCCCTCCTCGAAGTGGGTGTTCTTGACCGCGCCGGTGCCGAGGCCCCCCGGGGCGCCGTGCAGGACGTCGACCATGCCGGAGTCGGCCGCGCTGCCGATGTCCTCGGCCGGGGTGCCCACGACCAGGTCGGTGCAGCCGTCCTCGTTCCAGTCGACGGTGTCCAGGGACTCGCCGAACCAGTCGCTGGCCTCGGCGGCGCCGGGAACCCAGTCGAGGTCCTGGTTGATCTCGGCCGTGCCCTTGCCCCCGCCGTAAACGATCCGCACCAGGCCCGCGGCGCCGACCGCGCCGACGGTCGCCCGCGGGTCGGAGATCGCGATGTCCTCGACGCCGTCGCAGTTGAAGTCGGTGACGCGGACCGCGCCGGTGGTGGAGTTCACCCAGGCGGCGAGGTCGTCGACGCGCGTGACGACGCCGCCCGTGCGGGTC
This region of Streptomyces chromofuscus genomic DNA includes:
- a CDS encoding ectoine synthase → MIVRSFKELEGTDRHVKAASGTWESKRIVLAKEKVGFSLHETVLYAGTETSMWYANHIEAVVCVEGEAELTDHETSRTYTITPGTMYLLDGHERHTLRVKENFRCVCVFNPPVTGREDHDENGVYPLLTEPEEV
- the thpD gene encoding ectoine hydroxylase is translated as MTTTTVTDLYPSRGTTEVTTPRQDPVVWGAPGTPGPVDVAGLQAYERDGFLAVEELIGEDEVAVYRQELDRLVNDPVIRADERSVVEPKSKEIRSVFEVHRISEVFAALVRDERVVGRARQILGSDVYVHQSRINVKPGFGASGFYWHSDFETWHAEDGLPNMRTVSVSIALTENYDTNGGLMIMPGSHKTFLGCAGATPKDNYKKSLQMQDAGTPSDEALTAMASQYGIKLFTGKAGSATWFDCNCMHGSGDNITPFPRSNVFIVFNSVENAAVEPFAAPVRRPSFVGARDFTPVR
- a CDS encoding aminotransferase class V-fold PLP-dependent enzyme, which codes for METFESLVRAEFAPQNTYLNTASNGLLPARTVTALHEAVRLRVEGRSLDPLFDDVEAARAVFARLAGVPVGRVAAGASVAAHTGVIAASLPAGAEVLTAEDDFTSVLNPFHVRGDLKVRAVPLERIAEAVRPGTALVAVSAAQSADGRVADLPALREAAREHGARTYIDFSQAAGWLPMDADAYDFTTVTCYKWLLGPHGAAFFVVPEDFGGLTPVLAGWVAGEIPMDSCYGPVTELAHSARRFDLTPALFTYAGLRRSLELIEELGVDAVHAHDLALADRFRAGLGELGHEAVPAPGSAIVSVPGLGHRAEELARADVQVSSRAGNLRASFHLYNTPADVDRVLDVLSA
- a CDS encoding DsbA family oxidoreductase — encoded protein: MRVEIWSDIACPWCYVGKARFERALAAFPQRDQVEVVHRSFELDPGRAKDDVQPVLTMLAKKYGMSEAQARAGEDNLGAQAAAEGLEYRTRDRDHGNTFDMHRLLHLAKEHGRQDELIQRLYRANFAEERSVFNDDERLVEIAVGAGLDEAEVRGVLADPRAYADEVRADEREAAQLGATGVPFFVLDRKYGVSGAQPAEVFERALTQAWGERSPLTLIEDGGADACGPDGCAVPPRQ
- a CDS encoding DNA/RNA non-specific endonuclease: MTIKHARRPGRPGRRRVRSVVLTLLTVVAAGLATPGVSHAQQRGEAQPPQVGRIDAADPSATAPLIGTSALAVDSGEQCEPTPARSKERRAGAAEACVSVSPAPARSTATRQKTLAAAADAGSCDLTHPGSYSYERFSYCVTGINVTYVLRDTNGAELGRGVLEVSTGGDLSATATTWSEQVSVTMVGATGQVTALNAKFRASCDAGCTATKSAPWYGGGIALGQTLTGTVTYSSPRTTGSSASFFTSYAMYVTSPGATATDPNASWRNARQIRCDDAVGGTSVAGCAVPSVMAVVPMKATSADAGGAVAAYGWAQNHLDGAWGKTGRPLTRSTSGVAGRTAATCGGFTAQPELVDTDTCADFPFGEAKEGGAPGDRCVEVIPNLGNGEWDTYIFNDSRDMDPAAPCVQSHVTPAEKQFADAQLADGFRDQRVIEADQFELAVSTPDTGPQARCLNDPPPAGSIPNGDGWFKNTTEPVPLIQQTVPADGAGLRPTQAQACLGKGIGRGTGTQKEITGWKDAEAFKAANNVTSGLSRCHLIASILGGKGTTLVTKYNLVPCWQSGMNTGTPSMRTYESMAQSMVKDPASSLGVDDAIFYQVTPVYRDANSTIPVGVTMNATVERVNGATEQLFPNVFIPNTLADTLQYNLGN
- a CDS encoding S1 family peptidase — encoded protein: MTYARPVRLVALAAALTFGSAALAAGSAAAVTGPAVPAADTTYAYTAQIVVGDHDRGCSGVLVDREWLLTAASCFAADPATSLSVPAGKPATKTTAVIGRSDLTGTAGAARVIVELVPRTDRDAVLARLDRPVTNVSPISLATTAPTAGETLGLAGYGRTATEWAPLSLHTGTFTVDAAAATTASVTGTDGTAACMGDTGGPLVRGSGGTAQLAALASRSYQGGCYGIDTTETRTGGVVTRVDDLAAWVNSTTGAVRVTDFNCDGVEDIAISDPRATVGAVGAAGLVRIVYGGGKGTAEINQDLDWVPGAAEASDWFGESLDTVDWNEDGCTDLVVGTPAEDIGSAADSGMVDVLHGAPGGLGTGAVKNTHFEEGSGAGSLATAVAQAGDRFGDSVAAGVTAAGKPFLVSGAPGEAVGGLAKAGAAFYLHGTTSIVFHQDSADVPGGAEANDGFGGSVAADPNFFAVGAPGEAIGEDAGAGNLAVFSHTLTSAGLPTPKFGLDQDLDTVSGGAEAGDQFGYSLALAPYRPSGAAAATDSILAVGAPGEDLDVDGVSKADAGTALTFRVTAAGTVTQLYGISQGTGEDDVTGTGEDGDRMGTTVTAINTAPRALSTTATMKLAVGAPGEAIGTAAKAGAVHTFSLLGAPGANDRWLEAGDGDGIPTAPGADQQLGSSIRYTGTKLYVGLPLGPSTYGTLYALPLSNVTAGGAVAPVTTYQPGAGGLPAAGDRFGYAAR